One genomic window of Lytechinus variegatus isolate NC3 chromosome 1, Lvar_3.0, whole genome shotgun sequence includes the following:
- the LOC121406336 gene encoding uncharacterized protein LOC121406336: MSGSSDLLKDAKRSVEMEKESKCRTIMWSVPRSVSTALTKCIAAGAPADSTVWFEPFCYSRAISIIASAKHNISLPLDYDGNEKTFEQAASAIGDMMSCKVHPEHLAYGSLKQLLEKDASPCVFVKDLAQAMNKDKIQYLPQGYKYVFLIRHPLRVFYSFRKVAYANSAKFEGDSKATMAEEEYDIERDYVMFDRAGLYFRGIHETWKYVKDNLNSEPVVIDGDDLLARPAEMLPKICEAIGIPYRESMMHWNPSTDIVKKWVHPADGLLDELMYIYDRALTSSEFAPANPMPRRDQVTQDVIRLTDQVMKYYEEMYETRMK; encoded by the exons ATGTCAGGATCTTCAGATTTATTAAAGGATGCAAAACGTTCAGTTGAGATGGAAAAAGAGTCAAAATGTCGTACTATAATGTGGTCTGTGCCCCGTTCCGTCTCGACCGCCCTGACCAAATGCATCGCCGCCGGAGCTCCGGCGGACAGTACGGTGTGGTTCGAGCCGTTCTGCTACAGCAGGGCAATTTCGATCATCGCTTCAGCCAAGCATAATATTTCGTTACCGCTTGACTATGATGGAAATGAAAAGACTTTTGAGCAAGCAGCATCTGCTATTGGAGATATGATGTCCTGCAAAGTTCATCCAGAACATCTTGC GTATGGGTCACTCAAACAGCTTCTAGAAAAAGATGCCAGCCCCTGCGTGTTCGTCAAGGACCTGGCTCAAGCAATGAATAAGGACAAGATCCAATATCTCCCTCAAGGGTACAAATATGTGTTCCTGATTCGACATCCCCTCCGAGTCTTCTATTCCTTCCGAAAGGTCGCATATGCAAACTCTGCCAAGTTTGAGGGTGACTCCAAAGCAACAATGGCGGAGGAAGAATATGACATAGAGAGGGATTATGTCATGTTTGATAGAGCTGGATTGTACTTCCGGGGTATTCATGAAACCTGGAAATATGTGAAGGATAACTTGAACAGTGAGCCAGTTGTGATTGACGGAGACGATTTGCTGGCTAGGCCTGCTGAAATGCTACCAAAGATCTGTGAAGCTATAGGTATCCCATACAGAGAGAGCATGATGCATTGGAATCCATCTACTGACATCGTTAAGAAATGGGTTCACCCAGCCGACGGATTGCTGGATGAATTGATGTATATCTATGATAGAGCATTAACAAGCAGTGAATTTGCTCCAGCCAATCCAATGCCTCGCCGTGATCAGGTCACCCAAGATGTTATCAGACTTACTGATCAAGTGATGAAATATTATGAGGAGATGTATGAAACAAGAATGAAATGA